The genomic interval TCACGAAAGAACTTTCGGAAATCGTGGCTGGCGCCGCTGCTGTGTAAGCAGCTCAACAAACTACTTTATTGGAGCGAAAAATGGCTCAAGTGCAAGGCAAGATTGTTCAATGTATCGGCGCTGTGGTGGACGTTGAGTTCCCCCGCGACCAGATGCCCAAGATTTATGACGCCCTGAAGCTCGAAGGTTCGTCGCTGACGCTGGAAGTGCAACAGCAGCTGGGCGACGGCGTGGTGCGTACCATTGCTCTGGGCTCGTCCGACGGCCTGCGCCGCGGCATCATGGTGTCCAACACCGGCAACCCCATCACCGTGCCTGTGGGCAAGGCGACGCTGGGCCGCATCATGGACGTGCTGGGCACGCCCATCGACGAGCGTGGTCCGGTCAGCCAGGACCTGACGGCCTCCATCCACCGCAAGGCCCCTGCGTACGACGAACTGTCGCCTTCGCAAGAGCTGCTGGAAACCGGCATCAAGGTGATTGACCTGGTGTGCCCGTTCGCCAAGGGCGGCAAGGTGGGTCTGTTCGGTGGCGCCGGCGTGGGCAAGACTGTGAACATGATGGAGCTCATCAACAACATCGCCAAGGCCCACAGCGGTCTGTCGGTGTTCGCTGGTGTGGGCGAGCGTACCCGTGAAGGGAACGACTTCTACCATGAAATGGCCGATTCCGGCGTGGTTAACCTCGAGAAGCTCGAAGAGTCCAAGGTTGCCATGGTGTACGGCCAGATGAACGAGCCCCCAGGCAACCGTCTGCGCGTGGCCCTGACCGGTCTGACCATCGCCGAGTCGTTCCGCGACGAAGGCCGCGACGTGCTGTTCTTCGTGGACAACATCTACCGCTACACGCTGGCCGGTACCGAAGTGTCCGCTCTGCTGGGCCGCATGCCTTCCGCCGTGGGTTACCAGCCTACGCTGGCCGAAGAAATGGGCCGCCTGCAAGAGCGTATTACGTCCACCAAGGTCGGTTCGATCACCTCCATCCAGGCCGTGTACGTGCCAGCGGATGACTTGACCGACCCATCGCCTGCTACGACGTTCGCCCATTTGGACTCCACCGTGGTGTTGTCGCGTGACATCGCTTCGCTGGGTATCTACCCCGCCGTGGATCCTCTGGACTCCACCAGCCGTCAGCTGGACCCGAACGTGGTGGGCGAAGACCACTACAGCACGGCCCGCGCAGTGCAGGGCACGCTGCAGCGCTACAAGGAACTGCGCGACATCATCGCCATTCTGGGCATGGACGAACTGGCGCCTGAAGACAAGCTGGCCGTGGCCCGCGCGCGCAAGATCCAGCGTTTCCTGTCGCAGCCTTTCCACGTGGCCGAAGTGTTCACGGGCTCGCCAGGCAAGTACGTTCCGCTGTCGGAAACCATCCGTGGTTTCAAGATGATCGTGAACGGCGAATGCGATCACCTGCCAGAGCAAGCGTTCTACATGGTGGGCACCATTGACGAAGCCTTCGAAAAGGCCAAGAAGGTGGCCTGATGAGCCGTCGGCCGGGCAGCCCATGGCGGCTCGGCCTTCAGCAATCAAGCAACCCACCTTTTCTTAGGAGCAATGATGAACACCATCCTCGTTGACGTGGTCAGCGCCGAAGAGTCCATCTTCTCCGGTGAAGCGCGTTTTGTCGCTCTGCCCGGTGAAGCTGGCGAACTGGGCATTTACCCTCGCCACACCCCGCTGATCACCCGCATCAAGCCGGGCTCGGTGCGCATCGAAATGGCCGATGGCTCCGAAGAGTTTGTCTTCGTGGCCGGTGGCATTCTGGAAGTGCAGCCCAACCGCGTAACTGTGTTGTCCGATACCGCCATCCGTGGCAAGGATCTGGATGACGAGAAGGCCAACGCTGCGAAGGCTGCCGCCGAAGAAGCGCTCAAGAACGCCAAGAGCGATATTGATCTGGCCAAGGCACAGTCTGAGCTGGCAGTCATGGCCGCGCAGATTGCAGCGCTGCGCAAGTTCCGCCAGAAGAAGTAATACGGCTTCTTGCGAACGCGTACGAAAAACCCGGCAATGCCGGGTTTTTTGCTTTCCAGACGGGTTACTTCAACCCGATTGTGTCTTCCCACTGTGTTCATGGCTCCGTGGCTGATGGGCAGTCGCCGTTGTGTGGCAGGCCGTAAAACATCGCTCGCATTGGCGGCCGCAGCTTCCGTTGTAGCGGCGTTGGCGCCAAAGAGGGCGGCTGGCGCGCCTTCAAGCGAGGGTGGCCCCTATCGCACGACGGGGGCATCCGGCAGTTCGTTCACGCCGGGACCGTGCGACGTCCGTGGAAAGTGCCGGACGAGGCGTGAAGAAACGACTTCGATGGTGTTCTGCAGCCCTTGTTCATACTCAGAGCGCCGAAAGTGCGCTGACATCTGTGCGATGAGCTGCTGCCATTCAGCAGGGGGTACATGCCGGGACACTCCACGGTCGGCCACGATCTCGATGGCGTGTTCGGGCATCAGCAGATAGATGAGCACGCCATTGTTGTGTTCGGTGTCCCACACGCGGTACTTGCTGAACAGCATGATGGCCCGTTCGCGCGCACTCGCCTGTCGCCGCAGGTAGCTCCAGGGCAGGCTGAGCTCTGCGACGATGCGGATCTGACCGGTGTGCAGTTGCTCGCTGGCGGTCACACGTTCGGCAAGGCGCTGCAGCGTTTCCGGGGGCAGGGCGCGGCGTGCGCTGTGTTCGGCCCAGCGATGGCGCACCAGGCGCGCGATGGCACGAGGCAGTGCCGTCACAGAAGGTGGGATGGCTTCAGGCTGCATGTTCACCAGTCTCCCGAGGCGCCGCCGCCCCCAAAATCACCGCCACCGCCGGAGCTGAAGCCTCCGCCGCTGCCACTGCCGCCCCAACCCCCGGCGCTTCCGCCCCAGCCGCCGGTGGAACTGCCGCCGCGTCCCCGAACCACGTTGGCGCCGGAACCCCCGAAGATCCACGTGTAAAACAGCGCCAGCACACCGACCCCCCCTGCCACGGGAAGGCTGGCGGTCACCATATACGCAAGGAGGCCGACACCGCCGCCCATCAGCAGGCCGCCCACGGGGGCGCCAAAAACTTTGCGAGCCAGGGGGCCGATCACCATGACACCAAAGAACAGGAAGACTGCGAGATCCGACCAATCGAATCCGTCACCGGAGTTGCTGGATGAATTCGCTCCAGTGTCTGCGAGGGTGGGGGTCGGAAGCGCCTCGCCGGCTATGCGTGCGGACAGTTGGGAGATGGCGGCGTCCAGCCCTCCGGCAAAGTCATTCTGCTGAAACCTGGGTTTCATGGCGCCGTCGATGATGCGTGCCGCTGCGATGTCGGGAATCGCACCTTCCAGCGCCTTGGCAACTTCAATGCGCATCTTGCGGTCGTTCTTGGCCACCAGCACGATCACCCCGTCGCCGACGTCGCGACGGCCGATCTTCCAGGCATTGCCCACGCGATTGGCGAAGGAGGCAATGTCTTCCGGCGCCGTGGTGGGCACCATCAGCACCACCACCTGCGCACCCAGGGACTGCTCCAGCGCTTGCAGCCGCGCTTCCAGTGCGGCTTTGTCGGCGTCGCTCAGCGTGCCGGTGAGATCCACGACAGGGGAGGTGAGCGCCGGAACAGGTTGCAGCGCCCCGTCTGCACGCGCAAAAGGGAGTGCAAATGCTATAATAAATATAGCTATCAGCGCTTTTCTGACAAGCGCTAGCGGCATATTTTTCTCAAAACCGTGGGCTCAGTCAGCCCGCCTCAAGGCTTGGGGCGGGACGCAGAGAAATCCACGGTCGGGGGCGTGGCGATCTGGGCTTCGTTCGCAACGGCCAGGCCGGGCTTGGGGTCATAGCTGAAGACCATGGCCGTGAGGTTGGTGGGGAAACTGCGCGCGAGCACGTTGTATTCCTGAATGGTCTGGATGTAGCGGTTGCGGGCTACGGTAATACGGTTCTCGGTGCCCTCCAGCGTGACGCGCAGGTCGCGGAAACCCTGGTTGGCCTGCAACGTGGGGTACCGCTCGGAGACCGCCATCAGCCGCGACAGCGCGCCCGACAACTCCCCCTGTGCCTGCTGGAACTTGCTGAACGCTTCCGGATTGTTCAGGGTCTCCGGGGTCACCTGGATCGCGGTGGCCTTGGCTCGCGCCTCTATCACGCGGGTCAGGGTCTCCTGCTCGAAGTCCGCCTCGCCCTTGACGGTGGCGACAATGTTGGGCACCAGGTCGGCGCGCCGCTGGTACTGGTTGAGGACTTCGCTCCATGCGGCTTTGGATTGTTCGTCCAGCCGCTGGAAGTCGTTGTAGCCGCAGCCTGTCAGCGCGAGAGCGGCGGCCAGGACGGCAAGGATTCGTTGGATCATGGTAGGTTTGCCCTGCAGTTGGTAGCCCGGGGCCAATGACCGGGGCACCGGAACAACCCGATGCCGGTCTTTGGCGGTGCGGTAGATTCTGCAACATCCTGGGGCTCCAGGGCCAGTTTCCGGACGCATGACGCGGCATTGGGGATGGCCCCACAATTGCGACCTCTGTGGCGCCCTCTGGCCGCCACGCCGATCTTCCAACGCCTTTGCTTCCCCACACCACCATGCCCCGCTCCAGCGCCGCCACTTTATGGGGTTCCCCGGACGAAACAGAAGCCGCGTTCTATGAAGCGCTGCAGCTTGGCGACATTGAACTGCTGATGTCCTGCTGGGCCGAAGATGACGACATCCTGTGCATCCACCCGGGTGGGCCCCGGCTGCTGGGTGCAGGGGCCATTCGTACCGCCTTCGAGGCGATGTTCGCGCATGGCACCGTGCGCGCTCGGCCCCTGCAGGTCCACCGCGTGGTGGCGCTGACCAGCGCCGTACACAGTGTGGTCGAACAGGTGGAGGTGATGCTGCCCGACGGTCTGCACCAGGCCGTGGTGCTGGCTACCAACGTTTACCACAAGGCGCCCGAAGGCTGGCGCATGGTGGCGCACCACGCAAGCCCGGGCGGCGCGCCGGATGCCCAGGTGGTGGAAGCCCAGCGGCACGTCCTGCATTGATCGCATGCCAGTAGTTATGAGTATTTTTGGCCTGCAGCGCTTTATAGATAAGCGCCAGAAGCTATGAAATATATAGCGCCTCGATGGCTCCCCGGGGGGCAGATGCAGACGATCTGGCCGGCCCTGTATTCACGGCGTGTGTTTGGCCCACGCCCCGAATACCGGCGTGAGCGCTGGGACACGCCCGATGGCGACTTTGTGGACGTGGATTTTCTCCACGATGGCGCACTGCGTGCGCCACATGCGCCGTCCCCACGCCGCCGTCCTCTGCTGGTGGTGTTCCATGGCCTCGAAGGTTCATCGCGCAGCCACTATGGCGAAGCGTTTGCCGACCTGGCGCGCGAGCGGGGGTGGGCCTGCGCGCTGCCGCACTTTCGGGGTTGCAGCGGGGAGATCAACCGTGCGCCGCGCGCCTACCATTCGGGCGACCATGCCGAGATCGGCTGGATGCTGCAGCGGCTGCGCGCCGCGCATGACGGGCCGCTGATGGCCGTGGGCGTCTCGCTGGGGGGCAATGCACTGCTGCGCTGGGCCGCTGAAGTGGGCGAGGACGCCGCGCGCCATGCCGATGCAGTCGCTGCCGTGTGCTCGCCGATTGACCTGGCCGCTGGGGGCCATGCGATTGGGCGCGGATTCAACCGGCAGGTCTACACCCGCATGTTCATGCGAACGCTGGTGCCCAAGGCCCTGCGCAAACTGGCGCAGCATCCGGGGCTGTTCGACCGGCAGGCGCTGCTGGCGGCGCGCGATCTCTATGCTTTCGATAACGTGTTCACCGCGCCACTGCACGGGTTTCGGAACACCGAAGACTATTGGCAGCGTGCATCGGCCAAGCCCTTGCTGCACCGGATTCGTGTGCCCGCCTTGGTCGTTAATGCGCTCAACGACCCGTTTGTTCCGGCCGCCAGCCTTCCTTCGCCGCAGGAGGTCCGCAACCCGTTCGTGACGCTCTGGCAACCGGCACATGGCGGGCATGTGGGCTTTGCCCGTGGCCGCCTGCCCGGGCATGTGCGTGCGATGCCTGACGCCGTGGGCGAATGGCTGGCAGCCCACGCAGGGGCTGGGGCCATGACGCGGCCTGATATGCCGGTGGGTGCAGAATCACCCCATGGATGACATCGTCAAACAGGCGCTGGCCAAGTGGCCCAATGTGCCCGCCTGCTACGGCTGGCTGGGCCTGGATGCGCGGGGCCGCTGGTACCTGCGCGATGATTCGGCGCAGGCTGCAGGGCCCTTCCCGCTGAGCAAGGGATCACTGCTCCAGCATGAGAAGCTGATCGAGTTCATTGAACGCAACTACGAGCCCGACGCGCACGGCCAGTGGTTCTTTCAGAATGGCCCTCAGCGGGTGTACGTGGAGCTGGAAACCACGCCCTTCATCTGGCGCATACAGCCGGATTCCTCCGTGGTATCCCACACCGGTCGTGCAGCGGTGGTGCACAACTGCCTGGTGGACGAGCAGGGCCGTGTCTACCTGGCCACGGATATGGGGTTTGGCCTTGTGCACACGCTGGATGTGGCACTGGCAGTACAAGCTGTTGAGGCAGGGCACTGGACGCCACAGCAGGTGCACGCGGCCGACCTGCCAGAGCGGTTTGGCTATGCCATGAGCCCGCTGGACCGCAGCAAGACGGCCGCGTGACACCGGTAGCGCGCGCATAAAAAAACCGGTCTGCGACCGGTTTTTTTATGCCACCCCTGCCGTAGAACAGCACAGGGGGTTTGCAGACGTCATTTGACCGTTGCGGTCATGAACTCGACCGCTGCACGCAAATCGGCATCCGATGCCTGGGCGGCACCGCCACGGGGGGGCATGGCGCCCTTGCCATTGAGCACACTGTTGTAGAGAGCGTCCATGCCGCCCGCCATGCGGGTAGCCCAGGCGGCCTTGTCACCCAGCTTGGGGGCGCCCGCGACACCTGCAGCGTGGCACACCTGGCACGCCTGCTTGTACAGCGCCTCACCAGTGCCTGCACCAGCCACCGCTGCCGTGGCAGGTGCTGCAGCGGCTTCAGATTGCGACACCGATGCTGCGGCCACTGGAGCCGCCGCCGGGGCACTGGCTTCGGCAGGCGCTGCAGCCGCTCCCTCGGCGGCGGGGCCTGCGGGTTCGGCGAACTTGGCGCCAGCGGAGTTGGCCATGTATGCCACTGCGCGGGCAATCTCGGTGTCGTTGAAATCACCGCCACCCTGGGGAGCCATCGCCCCCTTGCCCTTCAGGGCGGACTGCACCAGTGCTTCAAAGCCTGTGGCAATGCGGGCAGACCATGCGGCTTCATCACCCAGTTTGGGAGCGCCGGCAGCGCCCGTGGCGTGGCAGGCGGCGCACTGTCCTTTGTAAGCTTCTTCACCCGACCTGAGCGGACGGTTGGCATCACGGATTTCGACCATGCCGACCTTCTGGATGCGCTCGGCGATGGCTTTCTCGGGGTTGGCGGCGCCCGCAGCGGGCTTGTCGGCCGACGTGACATACAGGACCAAGCCAATGATGGCAAAGACCGGAATCACAAACGAACCAAGTACCGCGATCAGCAACTGCTTGGGGTTCTTGATCGGGCCGGTATGGGCTTCTTCGTGGTGGTTGTCGCTCATGACGTCCTCTGGTGTAGCGGGGCTTTGATGAAATCAACCTTAAATTATATCTGCGGGTCTGCCCGCTCGGCCTGGACTACCCGCTGCCGTCAACACACGCCCCAACGCGCGCCCCCACATGCCGCACCTGCCTGGATGCAGGCACGGAGCGCAGTGGGCTTCAGGACGGTGCCCCCGCGGTTGCTGGGGGCGCGCCACCCCCCAGGGCCTTGTAGAGCGCCACCTGATTCTGCAGCTGTGCCAGCCGCACCTGCACGACGGCCTGTTGCGCCACAAACAGCGAGCGCTGGGCATCCAGCAGATCCAGATAGCTGGACACGCCGTTGCGGTACCGCAGGTCGGCGAGCTGCAGTCTGGCGGCCTCCGCTTGCGCCTGCGCCTGCTGTGCCCGGGCCTGCTCGCCCAGTGTGGCCTGGCCCGCCAGCGCGTCGGACACCTCACGGAACGCTGTCTGTATGGCTTTCTCGTACTGGGCGACGGCAATGCTCCGGCCTGCTTGCGCACTCTCGAGGTTTGCCTGGTTGCGCCCCGCATCAAAGATGGGAAGCAGAAGTGACGGTGCAATCGTGAACCCCCACGACCCGCCCTTGAACAGGCCGGACAGCTCTCCGCTGGCACTGCCCGCCTGGGCGGTAAGCGCTATCCGGGGGAAAAATGCGGCACGTGCAGCACCAATGTTGGCGTTCGACGCAATGAGCTGCTGCTCCGCCTGGAGAATGTCCGGCCGGCGGTTCAGCAAGTCGGACGGCAACCCCGCAGGCAATTGCGCCATCGCGGGCGCAGCCGCAAGTCGGCTGCCCGCGAGGCTGCCGCGAATGTCCTCGGGCAGCGATTGGCCCAGCAGCAATGCCAAGGCGTTTTCGTCCAGTGCGCGCTGCCGTTGCTGCTGGGCGAGCGTGGCACGCGCTGCCTCTGTCAGCGATTGGGCTTGGCGAAAATCGAGCTCGGAGGCAACTCCCGCATCCAGCCGCATCTTGGTCAGGCGTACCGACTCTTCGCGGGAAGCGAGGGTCTGGCGCGAGAGATCCAGCAATTCTTCGTCGGCCAAGAGGTTCAGCCAGCCATTGGCCACGGCGGCAATCAGGCTCACCTGGACTGCATTGCGCCCTTGCTCCGTGGCGAGGTACTGGGCCAAGGCTTGTTCCTTGAGGCTGGCAATGCGGCCGAAGAAATCGATCTCCCATGAAGAGATGGCCAAACCCACGCTGAAAGCGTTGGTCAGGTCCCCCGTGCCGGCGGCGGGTGCCCGGGACGCATTCGCAGCCAGGCCAACGCCGGGATACAGGTCGGCACGGCGCACCTGAAATGCTGCGCGTGCCTGCTCGATGTTGAGCACGGCGACACGCAGATCGCGGTTGTTGGCGAGGGCTACCTCGATCAAATGCTGCAGCCTGGGTTCGGCAAAGTAGTTCTGCCAGGGCACGGTGGCTGTGGCCACATCTTGTGCCATCGCTGCCGTGCTGGCATAGGTGGCGGGAACCGGGGCTTCGGGGCGCTCATATGTGGGGATGAAGGAGCAGCCCGCCAGCAGGGCAGCGGTTGCCAGTGCGATGGGTGCGCTGCGCTTAGTCATGGGTTCCAACTCCTGCTGCCTCTGCATGGCGGCGATTCATTTCCTGCTGGCGTGCGCTGCCTTTGAACAGGCCGCGCACCAATACGAAGAACACCGGCACAAAGAATACGGCAAGCGCCGTACCGGTGATCATGCCTCCCAGCACGCCGGTGCCGATGGCGCGCTGGCTGGCCGAGCCTGCGCCCGAGGCAATGGCCAGTGGCACCACACCCAGCCCGAAAGCCATGGAGGTCATGATGATGGGGCGAAAGCGCAGGTGTGCGGCGGTCAGGGCCGACTCGATCAATCCCTTGCCTTGCGCCTGCAGATCCTTCGCAAACTCGATGATCAGAATGGCGTTCTTGGCGGACAGCCCGATGATGGTGATCAGCCCCACCTGGAAGTACACGTCGTTCGAGTAGCCGCGTAGCAATGTGGCCAGCAGAACGCCCAGCACACCGAGCGGTACGACCAGAATCACAGCCAGGGGGATCGACCAGCTTTCATACAACGCTGCCAGGCACAGGAACACCGCCAGGATGGCAAAGCTGTACAGGATGAGCGACTGCGAGCCTGCAAGTTTTTCCTCGCGCGACTGACCCGTCCATTCGTAGCCAAAACCGGCGGGCAATTGCGCGGCCAGTTTTTCCATTTCGGCCATCGCAGCGCCCGTGCTCATGCCCGGTGCGGGCGAGCCAGAGATGCGCATGGCGGGATAACCGTTGTAGCGCACCGTTTGCTGCGCGCCGTTGACCCAGCGCGTGGTGGCGAAGGCCGATAGCGGCACCAGCTTGCCCTGGCGATTGGTGGCATGGATTTGCAGCAAGTCATCAGGCTGCATGCGCGCGGGCGCGTCGGCCTGGATCACCACACGCTGCAGGCGGCCCTGGTTCGGGAAGTCGTTCACGTAGGTCGATCCCAGTGCCGACGACAGGGACGAGTTGATCGCATCGAACGGCACGCCCAGGGCGTTGGCCTTGTCGCGGTCGATGTCGATCTGCAGTTGCGGCGCGTCTTCCAGGCCATCAGGGCGCACCTGGGCCAGCACCTTGCTCTGCGCGGCCATGCCCAGCAACTGGTTGCGGGCATTGACGAGCGCCTGGTGCCCCGCGCCGCTGCGGTCCTGCAGGCGGAAGGTGAACCCGCTGGCGCTGCCCAGTTCGGGGATGGGCGGTGGGCTGAGCGGAAAGATGAAGGCATCACGTATGCCCATCAGTCCTCCGAAGGCGCGGTTCGCCAGGTCCTGGGCCGACTGGCCCGGACCCGCGCGTTCCTTCCAGTCCTTGAGTGTCACGAATGCCAGCGCGGCGTTCTGACCCTGGCCAGAGAAGCTGAAGCCCAGCACCCCCACCATGCTCTGCACTTCAGGCTGCTTGAGAATGAACTCTTCCACCTGCTGCATCACATCCAATGTGCGCTCCTGTGTCGCACCGGGCGGCAATTGCACGTTGACGATGATGTTGCCCTGGTCTTCCCCCGGCAGGAACGATGTGGGCAGGCGCATGTAGACCACTACGACAGCACCAATGATGGCTGCATAGATGATGAGGTAGCGTGCCGCACGCTTGAGAATGCGGGCTACCAGTCCTTCGTAGCCCTTGGCGGTGCGCGAGAAGCCACGGTTGAACCAGCCAAAGAACCCCCGTTTTTCATGGTGGTGACCGGCTTCAACGGGTTTGAGCAGTGTGGCACACAGTGCAGGCGTCAGCGACAGCGCCATGAAGGCGGAGAAGCCGATCGACGCCACCATCACCGCCGAGAACTGGCGGTAGATGTTGCCCGTGGATCCGGCAAAAAATGCCAGCGGAACAAATACCGAGATCAGCACCACGGTCACGCCAATGATGGCTCCCGAGATCTGGCGCATCGCCTTGCGGGTGGCCTCCAGTGGCGGAAGGCCTTCCTCGCTCATGATGCGTTCGACGTTTTCCACCACCACAATCGCATCGTCCACCACGATGCCGATCACCAGCACCATGCCGAACATGGTCAGCACATTGATCGAGAAGCCAAGCGCCAGCAGCGTGGCGAACGTGCCCAGCAGTGCAATCGGAACAACAATGGTAGGGATGATGGTGTAGCGCCAGTTCTGCAAGAACAGGAACATGACCAGGAATACCAGGCCAACGGCTTCCAGCAGCGTGATGGCCACCTGCGTGATGGAAATATCGATGAAGCGCGAGCTGTCATACGGGATGCTCCAGGTCGTGCCTTCTGGGAAGTAGCGCGATAGCTCGTCCATCTTGGCGCGCACAGCCTTCGCGGCTTCCAGCGCATTGCCGCTGGGCGACAGCTGGACGCCGATACCCACGGCGGGCTTTCCGTTCAGGCGCGCCGTGGTGGCGTAGGCCTGGCCACCAAGTTCCACGCGCGCGACGTCCTTGATGCGCACTGTGGACCCATCAGTATTGGCGCGCAACACGATGTTGCCGAACTGCTCGACGCTCGACAGTTGGCCGTTGACGACCACTGTGGCGGCGATGCCCTGGCCCGCCACATTGGGCAGGTCGCCGATCGTGCCGCTGGCTACCTGTGCGTTCTGTGAGCGGATGGCCGCCGTGATTTCGGCGGCGGACAGGTTGAAGCTGACCATCTTGGCAGGGTCGATCCAGATGCGCATGGCGCGCTCGGTACCGAAAAGCTGCGCCTGGCCGATGCCGTTGACGCGTTGCAATTCGGGCACGATGTTGCGCGATGCGTAGTCCCCCAGTGCCACCGTGTCCATTTCGGGATTGGTGGACGAAAGCATCGTGAACAACAGGAAATTGGAGCGCGATTTGTCGACCCGTACGCCCTGCTGCGTCACGGCAGACGGCAGGCGCGGCGAGGCCCGCGACAACCGGTTCTGAACATCCACCTGGGCCAGATCGGCGTTCGTGCCCGGCTGGAAACTGAGCGTGATGCTGCCGGAGCCGTCTGCCTGCGCGACCGATTCCATATAGAGCAAACCGGGTGAGCCGTTCATCTCGCGCTCGATGACGGACAACACGCTGTCTTCCAGCGTCTGTGCAGATGCCCCAGGGTAGGCTGCATTGATGACGATGGCGGGTGGTGCCACCGGAGGGTACTGGGCAATCGGCAACTGGGTAATTGCCACGGCGCCCATCACCATGATGAACAAAGCGATCACCCACGCGAAGATCGGACGGTCAATAAAAAACTTGGCCATGGTTGGTCGCCCCTTATGGCTTGGAAGCCGCTGCGGTGGGGCTGGGCGCTGTTACAGCAGGCGCAGATGCCGTACCGGGTGCCTGCCACGGGACGGGTTTTACAGGTGTTCCGGGTGGCAGCATCTGCAGCTTC from Acidovorax sp. FHTAMBA carries:
- the atpD gene encoding F0F1 ATP synthase subunit beta yields the protein MAQVQGKIVQCIGAVVDVEFPRDQMPKIYDALKLEGSSLTLEVQQQLGDGVVRTIALGSSDGLRRGIMVSNTGNPITVPVGKATLGRIMDVLGTPIDERGPVSQDLTASIHRKAPAYDELSPSQELLETGIKVIDLVCPFAKGGKVGLFGGAGVGKTVNMMELINNIAKAHSGLSVFAGVGERTREGNDFYHEMADSGVVNLEKLEESKVAMVYGQMNEPPGNRLRVALTGLTIAESFRDEGRDVLFFVDNIYRYTLAGTEVSALLGRMPSAVGYQPTLAEEMGRLQERITSTKVGSITSIQAVYVPADDLTDPSPATTFAHLDSTVVLSRDIASLGIYPAVDPLDSTSRQLDPNVVGEDHYSTARAVQGTLQRYKELRDIIAILGMDELAPEDKLAVARARKIQRFLSQPFHVAEVFTGSPGKYVPLSETIRGFKMIVNGECDHLPEQAFYMVGTIDEAFEKAKKVA
- a CDS encoding F0F1 ATP synthase subunit epsilon: MNTILVDVVSAEESIFSGEARFVALPGEAGELGIYPRHTPLITRIKPGSVRIEMADGSEEFVFVAGGILEVQPNRVTVLSDTAIRGKDLDDEKANAAKAAAEEALKNAKSDIDLAKAQSELAVMAAQIAALRKFRQKK
- a CDS encoding TPM domain-containing protein yields the protein MQPEAIPPSVTALPRAIARLVRHRWAEHSARRALPPETLQRLAERVTASEQLHTGQIRIVAELSLPWSYLRRQASARERAIMLFSKYRVWDTEHNNGVLIYLLMPEHAIEIVADRGVSRHVPPAEWQQLIAQMSAHFRRSEYEQGLQNTIEVVSSRLVRHFPRTSHGPGVNELPDAPVVR
- a CDS encoding TPM domain-containing protein → MPLALVRKALIAIFIIAFALPFARADGALQPVPALTSPVVDLTGTLSDADKAALEARLQALEQSLGAQVVVLMVPTTAPEDIASFANRVGNAWKIGRRDVGDGVIVLVAKNDRKMRIEVAKALEGAIPDIAAARIIDGAMKPRFQQNDFAGGLDAAISQLSARIAGEALPTPTLADTGANSSSNSGDGFDWSDLAVFLFFGVMVIGPLARKVFGAPVGGLLMGGGVGLLAYMVTASLPVAGGVGVLALFYTWIFGGSGANVVRGRGGSSTGGWGGSAGGWGGSGSGGGFSSGGGGDFGGGGASGDW
- a CDS encoding LemA family protein — protein: MQRILAVLAAALALTGCGYNDFQRLDEQSKAAWSEVLNQYQRRADLVPNIVATVKGEADFEQETLTRVIEARAKATAIQVTPETLNNPEAFSKFQQAQGELSGALSRLMAVSERYPTLQANQGFRDLRVTLEGTENRITVARNRYIQTIQEYNVLARSFPTNLTAMVFSYDPKPGLAVANEAQIATPPTVDFSASRPKP
- a CDS encoding nuclear transport factor 2 family protein; the protein is MPRSSAATLWGSPDETEAAFYEALQLGDIELLMSCWAEDDDILCIHPGGPRLLGAGAIRTAFEAMFAHGTVRARPLQVHRVVALTSAVHSVVEQVEVMLPDGLHQAVVLATNVYHKAPEGWRMVAHHASPGGAPDAQVVEAQRHVLH
- a CDS encoding alpha/beta fold hydrolase, which translates into the protein MKYIAPRWLPGGQMQTIWPALYSRRVFGPRPEYRRERWDTPDGDFVDVDFLHDGALRAPHAPSPRRRPLLVVFHGLEGSSRSHYGEAFADLARERGWACALPHFRGCSGEINRAPRAYHSGDHAEIGWMLQRLRAAHDGPLMAVGVSLGGNALLRWAAEVGEDAARHADAVAAVCSPIDLAAGGHAIGRGFNRQVYTRMFMRTLVPKALRKLAQHPGLFDRQALLAARDLYAFDNVFTAPLHGFRNTEDYWQRASAKPLLHRIRVPALVVNALNDPFVPAASLPSPQEVRNPFVTLWQPAHGGHVGFARGRLPGHVRAMPDAVGEWLAAHAGAGAMTRPDMPVGAESPHG
- a CDS encoding DUF2946 family protein, which codes for MDDIVKQALAKWPNVPACYGWLGLDARGRWYLRDDSAQAAGPFPLSKGSLLQHEKLIEFIERNYEPDAHGQWFFQNGPQRVYVELETTPFIWRIQPDSSVVSHTGRAAVVHNCLVDEQGRVYLATDMGFGLVHTLDVALAVQAVEAGHWTPQQVHAADLPERFGYAMSPLDRSKTAA
- a CDS encoding c-type cytochrome, with the protein product MSDNHHEEAHTGPIKNPKQLLIAVLGSFVIPVFAIIGLVLYVTSADKPAAGAANPEKAIAERIQKVGMVEIRDANRPLRSGEEAYKGQCAACHATGAAGAPKLGDEAAWSARIATGFEALVQSALKGKGAMAPQGGGDFNDTEIARAVAYMANSAGAKFAEPAGPAAEGAAAAPAEASAPAAAPVAAASVSQSEAAAAPATAAVAGAGTGEALYKQACQVCHAAGVAGAPKLGDKAAWATRMAGGMDALYNSVLNGKGAMPPRGGAAQASDADLRAAVEFMTATVK
- a CDS encoding efflux transporter outer membrane subunit, producing MTKRSAPIALATAALLAGCSFIPTYERPEAPVPATYASTAAMAQDVATATVPWQNYFAEPRLQHLIEVALANNRDLRVAVLNIEQARAAFQVRRADLYPGVGLAANASRAPAAGTGDLTNAFSVGLAISSWEIDFFGRIASLKEQALAQYLATEQGRNAVQVSLIAAVANGWLNLLADEELLDLSRQTLASREESVRLTKMRLDAGVASELDFRQAQSLTEAARATLAQQQRQRALDENALALLLGQSLPEDIRGSLAGSRLAAAPAMAQLPAGLPSDLLNRRPDILQAEQQLIASNANIGAARAAFFPRIALTAQAGSASGELSGLFKGGSWGFTIAPSLLLPIFDAGRNQANLESAQAGRSIAVAQYEKAIQTAFREVSDALAGQATLGEQARAQQAQAQAEAARLQLADLRYRNGVSSYLDLLDAQRSLFVAQQAVVQVRLAQLQNQVALYKALGGGAPPATAGAPS